One region of Streptomyces subrutilus genomic DNA includes:
- a CDS encoding TIGR04222 domain-containing membrane protein, giving the protein MNLLALAIWLGVAVSSGLLAFNLHRTRPRATGPAPVLHDLSEAAFMAGGPGAVVDTALVSMLGDGRLVAGGPGIVHVRPGARVNDAAERAVLQAHAGAPSGWLYQVRYAAMVDPAVQETGDGLAARGLLSPPGWGRTWRRWGLVQATVCGLLVPMSLPLTFVAFVMGPDGQVPFIVKVLPVLLGGVLFGGLCAAAAGRRITPAGRRALREIRSHYVNDRTPHVQTALFGLRGLRDPFLRGLLVPAARGTRLAAAQLRPSRPVRHAHSSSSSGAELLPVMWCAGSDGASGGGSGSGCGSGSSCAGAGGGCGSGSSSCSGGSSGGSSCSGSSGSSCSSSSGSSCSSSS; this is encoded by the coding sequence ATGAACCTGCTCGCGCTGGCGATCTGGCTCGGGGTCGCCGTGTCCAGCGGCCTGCTGGCCTTCAACCTGCACCGGACCCGGCCCCGGGCCACCGGTCCGGCCCCGGTCCTCCACGACCTGTCCGAGGCCGCGTTCATGGCGGGCGGGCCGGGCGCCGTCGTGGACACCGCCCTCGTCTCGATGCTGGGGGACGGCCGGCTGGTGGCCGGGGGCCCCGGCATCGTCCACGTCCGCCCCGGGGCGCGGGTGAACGACGCCGCCGAGCGCGCCGTCCTCCAGGCCCACGCCGGGGCGCCCTCGGGCTGGCTCTACCAGGTGCGGTACGCGGCCATGGTGGACCCGGCCGTGCAGGAGACCGGGGACGGGCTGGCGGCCCGCGGGCTGCTCTCGCCGCCCGGCTGGGGACGGACCTGGCGGCGCTGGGGCCTGGTCCAGGCCACGGTGTGCGGGCTGCTCGTGCCGATGTCGCTGCCGCTGACCTTCGTCGCGTTCGTCATGGGCCCGGACGGGCAGGTGCCGTTCATCGTCAAGGTGCTGCCGGTGCTGCTCGGCGGTGTCCTCTTCGGGGGCCTGTGCGCCGCGGCGGCGGGCCGTCGGATCACCCCGGCGGGGCGGCGGGCGCTGCGCGAGATCCGCTCCCACTACGTGAACGACCGGACCCCGCACGTGCAGACCGCCCTGTTCGGGCTGCGCGGCCTGCGGGACCCGTTCCTGCGCGGGCTGCTGGTACCCGCCGCGCGCGGCACCCGGCTGGCCGCGGCCCAGTTGCGGCCGTCCCGTCCCGTACGCCACGCTCACTCCTCGTCCTCCTCCGGCGCCGAGCTCCTGCCGGTGATGTGGTGCGCCGGGAGCGACGGCGCGAGCGGGGGCGGGTCGGGGTCGGGTTGCGGCTCGGGGTCCTCCTGCGCGGGGGCCGGCGGGGGCTGCGGAAGCGGCAGTTCGAGCTGCTCGGGCGGCAGTTCCGGCGGTTCGAGCTGTAGCGGTTCGTCCGGGTCGAGCTGTAGCAGTTCGTCCGGTTCCAGCTGTTCCAGCAGCTCCTGA
- a CDS encoding DUF692 domain-containing protein has protein sequence MAHLGVGVGWRPEIADAVERLPGLDWAEVVAENICPGHLPEALLRLRERGVRLVPHGVSLGLGGADRPDPGKLAALGERAVALGAPLVTEHIAFVRSSSPALEAGHLLPVPRTRDALDVLCENVRIAQDALPVPLALENIAALFSWPGEEMTEGQFLTELVERTGVRLLIDVANLHTNRVNRGEDPLAVLDAIPLEALAYVHVAGGVERDGVWHDTHAHPVPPVVLELLAALRSRVDPPGVLLERDDDFPPEPELAAELAAVRAVLTAGPDLPADPGPATVAREEHAAPDEATRTRVGLGQAALLSALVAGTPVPEGFDRQRIRVQSRALAAKRADVVARLAPELPGILGGRRPYRTAFLAYAKGRPMTDGYRRDALDFAEHLLIQDLPADPAARRRLTAWWRDRAGARPPGRVLRWARALVGRAA, from the coding sequence ATGGCACACCTGGGGGTGGGCGTCGGCTGGCGGCCCGAGATCGCGGACGCGGTCGAGCGGCTGCCCGGCCTGGACTGGGCCGAGGTGGTGGCCGAGAACATCTGCCCGGGCCATCTGCCCGAGGCGCTGCTGAGGCTGCGCGAGCGCGGCGTCCGCCTGGTGCCGCACGGGGTCTCGCTGGGCCTCGGCGGCGCCGACCGCCCGGACCCGGGCAAGCTGGCCGCCCTCGGGGAGCGGGCGGTGGCGCTGGGGGCGCCGCTGGTCACCGAGCACATCGCCTTCGTCCGCAGCTCCTCCCCGGCTCTCGAGGCCGGGCACCTGCTGCCGGTGCCGCGCACGCGCGACGCGCTGGACGTGCTGTGCGAGAACGTGCGCATCGCGCAGGACGCGCTGCCCGTGCCGCTGGCGCTGGAGAACATCGCCGCGCTGTTCTCCTGGCCCGGCGAGGAGATGACGGAGGGGCAGTTCCTGACGGAGCTGGTCGAGCGGACCGGCGTACGGCTGCTCATCGACGTGGCCAACCTGCACACCAACCGGGTCAACCGGGGCGAGGACCCGCTCGCCGTGCTGGACGCGATCCCGCTGGAGGCGCTGGCGTACGTGCATGTGGCGGGCGGCGTCGAGCGGGACGGGGTCTGGCACGACACCCACGCGCACCCGGTGCCGCCGGTGGTGCTCGAACTGCTGGCCGCGCTCCGCTCCCGGGTGGACCCGCCGGGCGTCCTGCTGGAGCGGGACGACGACTTCCCGCCGGAGCCGGAGCTGGCAGCAGAGCTGGCGGCCGTCCGCGCGGTGCTGACGGCCGGGCCGGACCTGCCGGCGGACCCCGGTCCCGCGACCGTGGCGCGGGAGGAGCACGCGGCGCCCGACGAGGCCACCCGGACCCGGGTGGGGCTCGGGCAGGCCGCGCTGCTGTCGGCGCTGGTGGCGGGGACTCCGGTCCCCGAGGGCTTCGACCGGCAGCGGATCCGGGTGCAGTCCCGGGCGCTGGCCGCCAAGCGGGCGGACGTGGTGGCCCGGCTGGCTCCCGAACTGCCCGGCATCCTGGGCGGCCGGCGACCGTACCGCACGGCCTTCCTCGCCTATGCCAAGGGCCGCCCGATGACCGACGGATACCGCCGGGACGCGCTGGACTTCGCCGAGCACCTGCTGATCCAGGACCTGCCGGCCGACCCGGCCGCCCGGCGCCGGCTCACCGCGTGGTGGCGGGACCGGGCCGGGGCGCGGCCGCCCGGCCGGGTCCTGCGCTGGGCCCGGGCCCTGGTGGGGAGAGCGGCATGA
- a CDS encoding aminoacyl-tRNA hydrolase: protein MSSQHTNDTTGVPAVGADSPFRQEHALRDEAPQFVLPLVVRIEKTEPPARTDALETAARAVLVLLTDERARGGGEWAEAVRDWQDARIRKVVRRARGAEWRKAGTLPGVTVHGDTSEVRVFPPVPLDGWPKELAKLQVSGTDLDDPEPVAADTEPGLPVLWFNPGLDMSAGKAMAQAGHAAQLAWWELTGAERAEWQDRGFRLAVRTAPRERWAELSGGGLPVVRDAGFTEIAPGSATVVADHPALRARL from the coding sequence ATGAGCAGCCAGCACACGAACGACACCACAGGCGTACCCGCGGTCGGCGCGGACAGCCCTTTCCGGCAGGAGCACGCCCTGCGCGACGAGGCCCCGCAGTTCGTCCTGCCGCTGGTGGTGCGGATCGAGAAGACCGAGCCGCCGGCCCGGACGGACGCCCTGGAGACGGCGGCCCGCGCGGTGCTGGTCCTGCTCACCGACGAGCGCGCGCGGGGCGGGGGCGAGTGGGCCGAGGCGGTGCGCGACTGGCAGGACGCGCGGATCCGCAAGGTGGTCCGGCGGGCGCGCGGCGCGGAGTGGCGCAAGGCCGGCACCCTGCCGGGTGTCACGGTGCACGGTGACACCTCGGAGGTACGGGTGTTCCCGCCGGTGCCCTTGGACGGCTGGCCCAAGGAGCTGGCCAAGCTCCAGGTGTCCGGCACCGACCTGGACGACCCGGAGCCCGTCGCCGCGGACACCGAGCCGGGCCTGCCCGTGCTCTGGTTCAACCCCGGCCTCGACATGTCGGCCGGCAAGGCGATGGCCCAGGCCGGGCACGCGGCGCAGCTGGCCTGGTGGGAGCTGACGGGCGCGGAGCGCGCCGAGTGGCAGGACCGCGGCTTCCGGCTGGCCGTCCGGACGGCGCCGCGCGAGCGGTGGGCGGAGCTGAGCGGCGGCGGGCTGCCGGTGGTGCGCGACGCCGGTTTCACGGAGATCGCACCCGGCAGCGCGACGGTGGTCGCCGACCACCCGGCGCTGCGCGCGCGCCTGTGA
- a CDS encoding AIM24 family protein has product MKSDLFASENLARPAAAPGMALQNAKSVKYTVDGEMLARQGSMVAFRGDLQFERKGQGMGGMLKRAVTGEGLALMSVRGRGEAWFAHRAGNCFIVEFEPGDALTVNGRNVLCFDASLSYEIKMLKGAGMAGGGLFNSSFTGTGKLAVVCDGSPIVIPVTARAPVYVDTDAVIGWSAQLETGLHRSQSVGSMIRGGSGEAVQLMLSGEGYVIVRPSEVTEAAH; this is encoded by the coding sequence ATGAAGAGTGACCTGTTCGCCTCCGAGAACCTCGCCCGGCCGGCCGCCGCCCCCGGTATGGCCCTGCAGAACGCCAAGTCCGTGAAGTACACCGTCGACGGCGAGATGCTGGCCCGCCAGGGCTCGATGGTCGCCTTCCGCGGCGACCTGCAGTTCGAACGCAAGGGACAGGGCATGGGGGGCATGCTCAAGCGCGCCGTCACGGGCGAGGGCCTGGCGCTGATGTCCGTACGCGGCCGGGGCGAGGCGTGGTTCGCCCACCGGGCGGGCAACTGCTTCATCGTCGAGTTCGAGCCGGGCGACGCGCTGACCGTCAACGGGCGCAACGTGCTGTGCTTCGACGCCTCCCTGTCCTACGAGATCAAGATGCTCAAGGGCGCCGGAATGGCCGGCGGCGGCCTCTTCAACAGCTCCTTCACCGGCACCGGCAAGCTCGCCGTGGTGTGCGACGGCAGCCCGATCGTCATCCCGGTCACCGCCCGGGCCCCGGTGTACGTGGACACGGACGCGGTGATCGGCTGGAGCGCGCAACTGGAGACGGGCCTGCACCGCTCCCAGTCCGTCGGCTCCATGATCCGCGGCGGCTCCGGCGAGGCCGTCCAGCTGATGCTGAGCGGGGAGGGCTACGTCATCGTCCGCCCGAGCGAGGTCACCGAGGCGGCCCACTGA
- a CDS encoding TolB family protein has protein sequence MNLRHARLRLALVITAVLLLGAGSLGYVLHARDRERPAREAGASASFDLAEPGLYFRDAATGRVARRAASDGPSEPGGPSCDRFHAAGEHALCLRKLPGVPARTDALVLDRRLREIRRVTVPGIPNRARVSASGQLLSWTTFTTGDSYNTSAFSTRTSILDLRTGYLVKSMEQIPLTLDGARHHDSDVNYWGVSFADDDNRFYATVSTRGRTHLVEGDLRNWSARALRENAECPSLSPDGTRVAFKKKVSDEARAPWRLYVLDLATMREHPLAEPHSVDDQPAWLDAATVGYGLDGDIRSVSADGTGTPRLLVRGGSSPAYVSGPPR, from the coding sequence ATGAACCTCCGTCACGCGCGGCTGCGCCTCGCCCTCGTCATCACGGCCGTGCTCCTCCTCGGGGCCGGCTCCCTCGGCTACGTCCTGCACGCGCGGGACCGCGAACGGCCGGCCCGGGAGGCCGGGGCCAGTGCCTCCTTCGACCTCGCGGAGCCCGGCCTCTACTTCCGGGACGCGGCCACCGGACGGGTCGCGCGCCGGGCCGCCTCCGACGGGCCCAGCGAGCCCGGCGGCCCGTCCTGCGACCGCTTCCACGCCGCCGGGGAACACGCCCTGTGCCTGCGCAAGCTGCCCGGCGTCCCGGCCCGCACCGACGCCCTCGTACTCGACCGGCGGCTGCGCGAGATCCGCCGGGTGACCGTGCCCGGCATCCCCAACCGGGCCCGCGTCTCCGCCTCGGGGCAGCTCCTGTCCTGGACGACCTTCACGACCGGGGACTCGTACAACACCTCCGCCTTCTCGACCCGGACCTCGATCCTGGACCTGCGCACCGGCTACCTGGTCAAGTCGATGGAGCAGATCCCGCTGACCCTCGACGGGGCCCGCCACCACGACTCCGACGTCAACTACTGGGGCGTCAGCTTCGCGGACGACGACAACCGGTTCTACGCCACCGTCTCCACCCGGGGCCGCACCCACCTCGTCGAGGGCGACCTGCGGAACTGGTCGGCGAGGGCGCTGCGCGAGAACGCCGAGTGCCCCTCGCTGTCACCGGACGGCACCCGCGTCGCCTTCAAGAAGAAGGTCTCCGACGAGGCCCGGGCGCCCTGGCGGCTGTACGTCCTGGACCTGGCGACGATGCGGGAGCACCCGCTGGCCGAGCCGCACAGCGTCGACGACCAGCCCGCCTGGCTGGACGCGGCCACCGTCGGCTACGGCCTCGACGGCGACATCCGCTCGGTCTCGGCGGACGGGACGGGGACGCCCCGCCTCCTCGTGCGGGGCGGCTCGTCCCCCGCGTACGTCAGTGGGCCGCCTCGGTGA
- a CDS encoding MFS transporter, which translates to MYLAANGRPDAPPRTPGARRRVPAAVLALGAVSLVTDISSEMVTAVLPLYLVLGLGLSPLQFGFLDGMFNGATALVRLLGGRLADRGGRHKRVAGAGYLLSALSRLGLLLAGGATAGIAAALAADRLGKGIRTAPRDALISLSGPPETLGRSFGVHRAMDTTGALLGPLAAFAVLWATADAYDAVFAVSFCVGLLGVLLLAVYVQAAPAIPPTAAPTPAAASTAAPARPSRATALRDPAFRRILYAAALLGATTIGDAFLYLLLLRGLDLPPALFTLLPLGAAAGYLLLAVPAGRLADRYGRRPAFLLGHGALLCAYAVLLAPVSWPSVIAVLALLGVFYAGTDGVLMALAAPVLPAHGRAGGLALLQTGQALARLLGAAGFGAAWTFWGQRPALWAAALALAAALAAARRVLPRPAASPRTPTPEPS; encoded by the coding sequence ATGTACCTGGCCGCCAACGGCCGCCCGGACGCGCCGCCCCGCACCCCAGGGGCCCGGCGGCGCGTCCCCGCCGCCGTCCTCGCGCTCGGCGCGGTCAGCCTGGTCACCGACATCTCCTCGGAGATGGTCACGGCGGTGCTGCCGCTCTACCTCGTCCTCGGACTGGGCCTGTCCCCCCTCCAGTTCGGCTTCCTCGACGGGATGTTCAACGGGGCGACCGCACTCGTCCGGCTGCTCGGCGGACGCCTCGCCGACCGCGGCGGCCGCCACAAGCGCGTCGCCGGGGCCGGCTACCTGCTCTCCGCGCTGTCCCGGCTCGGGCTGCTGCTCGCCGGGGGCGCCACCGCGGGGATCGCCGCCGCGCTCGCCGCCGACCGCCTCGGCAAGGGCATCCGCACCGCACCGCGCGACGCGCTGATCTCGCTCAGCGGGCCGCCCGAGACCCTCGGCCGGTCCTTCGGCGTGCACCGCGCCATGGACACCACGGGCGCCCTCCTGGGCCCGCTCGCCGCGTTCGCCGTGCTGTGGGCCACCGCCGACGCCTACGACGCGGTGTTCGCCGTCAGCTTCTGCGTCGGCCTGCTCGGCGTGCTGCTGCTCGCCGTGTACGTCCAGGCCGCGCCCGCCATCCCGCCCACGGCCGCGCCCACACCCGCCGCCGCGTCCACGGCCGCACCCGCGCGCCCGTCCAGGGCCACGGCCCTGCGCGACCCCGCCTTCCGCCGCATCCTGTACGCCGCGGCCCTGCTCGGCGCCACCACCATCGGCGACGCCTTCCTCTATCTGCTGCTCCTGCGCGGTCTCGACCTGCCGCCCGCCCTGTTCACGCTGCTGCCGCTGGGCGCCGCCGCCGGCTACCTCCTGCTCGCCGTCCCGGCGGGCCGGCTCGCCGACCGGTACGGGCGGCGGCCCGCCTTCCTGCTCGGGCACGGCGCCCTGCTCTGCGCCTACGCCGTGCTGCTCGCGCCCGTCTCCTGGCCGAGCGTCATCGCCGTACTCGCCCTGCTCGGCGTCTTCTACGCCGGCACGGACGGCGTCCTGATGGCGCTGGCCGCACCGGTCCTGCCCGCCCACGGCCGGGCCGGCGGGCTCGCGCTGCTGCAGACCGGACAGGCACTGGCCCGGCTGCTCGGCGCCGCCGGGTTCGGAGCGGCGTGGACCTTCTGGGGGCAGCGGCCCGCCCTGTGGGCGGCCGCCCTCGCGCTGGCCGCGGCGCTCGCGGCCGCCCGGCGCGTCCTGCCCCGCCCGGCCGCCTCCCCCCGCACCCCCACCCCGGAGCCTTCATGA
- a CDS encoding discoidin domain-containing protein, producing MHLNASAPSPLVRSRLRTLLLAGTAVLVLVGGLLLAWPERAGAAADPLISLGKPATASSVETSSLGAKNAFDGDPATRWASAEGKDPQWIRVDLGTSATVSRVRLRWEAAYAKAYRVEVSADGASWTPIATETAGNGGTDDWIGLSGKGRYLRVHGTARGTSYGYSLYEAEVYGSLDGGPPPGGAFTVVAAGDIAAQCTASDSGCAHPKTAALAQRIDPKFYLTMGDNQYDDARLSDFRAYYDKSWGAFKAKTRPVPGNHETYDPAGSLAGYKAYFGSIAFPQGKSWYSYDEGNWHFIALDSNSFDQAAQIDWLKADLAANNKKCVAAYWHHPLFSSGGHGNDPVSKPVWKILYAAKADLVLGGHDHHYERFAPQDPDGRATADGIVEIVGGMGGADPYPIEEVQPNSQKRISGPYGVVKLEFTDSGYGWTYVATDGQVKDTSPKYSCH from the coding sequence ATGCACCTGAACGCTTCCGCTCCATCCCCCTTAGTCCGCAGCAGACTCCGCACCCTCCTCCTCGCCGGCACCGCCGTGCTCGTCCTCGTCGGCGGGCTCCTGCTCGCCTGGCCCGAACGGGCCGGGGCCGCCGCCGACCCCCTCATATCGCTCGGCAAGCCCGCCACCGCCTCCTCCGTCGAAACCTCCTCGCTCGGCGCGAAGAACGCCTTCGACGGCGACCCGGCCACCCGCTGGGCCAGCGCCGAAGGCAAGGACCCGCAGTGGATCCGGGTCGACCTCGGCACCTCGGCCACCGTCTCGCGGGTACGGCTGCGCTGGGAGGCCGCCTACGCGAAGGCCTACCGCGTCGAGGTGTCCGCCGACGGCGCCTCCTGGACCCCGATCGCCACCGAGACCGCCGGCAACGGCGGCACCGACGACTGGATTGGGCTGTCCGGCAAGGGCCGCTACCTGCGCGTCCACGGCACCGCCCGCGGCACCTCGTACGGCTACTCGCTGTACGAGGCCGAGGTGTACGGCTCCCTCGACGGCGGGCCGCCGCCCGGCGGCGCCTTCACGGTGGTCGCGGCCGGTGACATCGCCGCGCAGTGCACGGCCTCCGACAGCGGCTGCGCGCACCCCAAGACGGCCGCGCTCGCCCAGCGGATCGACCCGAAGTTCTACCTGACGATGGGTGACAACCAGTACGACGACGCCCGGCTGTCCGACTTCCGCGCCTACTACGACAAGAGCTGGGGCGCCTTCAAGGCCAAGACCCGCCCGGTACCGGGCAACCACGAGACCTACGACCCGGCCGGCTCCCTCGCCGGGTACAAGGCCTACTTCGGGAGCATCGCCTTCCCGCAGGGCAAGAGCTGGTACAGCTACGACGAGGGCAACTGGCACTTCATCGCCCTCGACTCCAACTCCTTCGACCAGGCCGCCCAGATCGACTGGCTCAAGGCCGATCTCGCCGCCAACAACAAGAAGTGCGTCGCCGCGTACTGGCACCACCCGCTGTTCTCCTCCGGCGGGCACGGCAACGACCCGGTCTCCAAGCCCGTCTGGAAGATCCTGTACGCCGCGAAGGCCGACCTCGTCCTCGGCGGCCACGACCACCACTACGAGCGGTTCGCCCCGCAGGACCCCGACGGCCGGGCGACCGCCGACGGGATCGTGGAGATCGTCGGCGGGATGGGCGGCGCCGATCCCTACCCGATCGAGGAGGTCCAGCCCAACAGCCAGAAGCGGATCAGCGGCCCCTACGGCGTGGTGAAGCTGGAGTTCACCGACTCCGGCTACGGCTGGACGTACGTCGCCACGGACGGCCAGGTCAAGGACACGAGCCCGAAGTACAGCTGCCACTGA
- a CDS encoding polysaccharide deacetylase family protein produces MTISVRKAASAAVLSVALGAALAGCGGGAGPSDAGRGARLGTPAASAPTSAPAPAPGAPSAAGAPPRAGAPVKPPTLAPGPNGLTPVFERAKQHTDKTVALTFDADMTADQGPRAASGERFDNPRLITTLRTLEVPSTIFMTGRWAEEYPDQAKAIGTDPTFEVANHSYSHHAFTSPCYGLPALDAAAARADVDRAFAAFRTAGAVNTVPYFRFPGGCYDDQALRALSTAKVTAVQWDVVSGDAFAKDPDAVAEQVLAGVKPGSVVVMHCTRSAAPVTEEAIRKIVPELRKRGYRFVKVSELIGT; encoded by the coding sequence GTGACCATTTCCGTGCGCAAAGCGGCGTCCGCAGCCGTGCTCAGTGTCGCCCTCGGCGCCGCCCTCGCCGGATGCGGGGGCGGCGCTGGTCCCTCGGACGCCGGCCGCGGGGCCCGTCTGGGGACCCCGGCGGCGTCCGCCCCTACGTCCGCTCCCGCTCCCGCGCCCGGCGCGCCGTCGGCGGCCGGAGCCCCGCCGCGGGCCGGCGCCCCCGTCAAGCCCCCGACACTGGCGCCCGGCCCGAACGGCCTGACCCCGGTCTTCGAGCGGGCGAAGCAGCACACCGACAAGACGGTGGCGCTGACCTTCGACGCCGATATGACCGCCGACCAGGGGCCGCGCGCCGCGTCCGGGGAGCGCTTCGACAACCCCCGGCTGATCACCACCCTGCGCACGCTCGAAGTGCCGTCGACGATCTTCATGACGGGCCGTTGGGCCGAGGAGTACCCCGACCAGGCGAAGGCGATCGGCACCGACCCGACCTTCGAGGTCGCGAACCACTCGTACAGCCACCACGCCTTCACCTCGCCCTGCTACGGGCTGCCGGCGCTCGACGCCGCCGCCGCCCGCGCCGACGTGGACCGGGCCTTCGCCGCGTTCCGCACGGCGGGCGCGGTCAACACCGTCCCCTACTTCCGCTTCCCCGGCGGCTGCTACGACGACCAGGCGCTGCGGGCCCTGTCCACGGCCAAGGTCACGGCCGTCCAGTGGGACGTGGTCAGCGGGGACGCCTTCGCCAAGGACCCCGACGCGGTGGCCGAGCAGGTGCTGGCGGGGGTCAAGCCCGGCTCGGTGGTGGTCATGCACTGCACGCGCAGCGCGGCGCCGGTCACCGAGGAGGCCATCCGCAAGATCGTCCCGGAGCTGCGCAAGCGCGGCTACCGCTTCGTGAAGGTCTCCGAGCTCATCGGTACGTAG
- a CDS encoding PPK2 family polyphosphate kinase codes for MSPRPLRELLRVPAGGGLDLGRLDPASTPAGPPDKAAGRAATAAMAQPLASLQERLYAASTAGDRRRVLLVLQGMDTSGKGGTVKHVIGLFNPSGCRIQAFKAPTPEERKHPFLWRVKKALPLPGEIGIFDRSHYEDVLVARVRELVPRSRIAQRYAQINRFEESLADDGVTLVKVFLHISYEEQRERLLERLDNPDKHWKFSSADIDDRTLWPAYQEAYELAMERCSTGAAPWFVVPADRKWYRDWAVSRLLLEHLEDIAPRYPAGDFDVGECRARLLAT; via the coding sequence GTGAGCCCGCGGCCCCTGCGGGAGCTGCTGCGCGTCCCCGCCGGCGGGGGACTCGACCTCGGCCGCCTCGATCCCGCCTCGACCCCGGCGGGTCCCCCGGACAAGGCGGCCGGGCGGGCGGCCACCGCGGCGATGGCACAGCCCCTCGCCTCGCTCCAGGAACGGCTCTACGCCGCGAGCACCGCGGGCGACCGGCGCCGCGTGCTGCTCGTCCTCCAGGGCATGGACACCAGCGGCAAGGGCGGCACCGTCAAGCACGTGATCGGCCTGTTCAACCCGTCCGGCTGCCGGATCCAGGCCTTCAAGGCGCCCACGCCAGAGGAGCGCAAGCACCCCTTCCTCTGGCGTGTCAAAAAGGCGCTCCCCCTGCCGGGCGAGATCGGCATCTTCGACCGTTCGCACTACGAGGACGTGCTGGTCGCCCGCGTCCGCGAGCTGGTGCCGCGCAGCCGGATCGCCCAGCGCTACGCCCAGATCAACCGTTTCGAGGAGTCCCTCGCGGACGACGGCGTGACCCTGGTGAAGGTCTTCCTGCACATCAGCTACGAGGAGCAGCGCGAGCGGCTGCTGGAACGGCTCGACAACCCCGACAAGCACTGGAAGTTCAGCTCGGCCGACATCGACGACCGGACCCTGTGGCCCGCGTACCAGGAGGCGTACGAACTGGCCATGGAACGCTGCTCCACCGGCGCCGCGCCCTGGTTCGTCGTCCCCGCGGACCGCAAGTGGTACCGCGACTGGGCGGTCAGCAGGCTGCTGCTGGAGCACCTGGAGGACATCGCCCCGAGGTATCCCGCGGGTGACTTCGACGTCGGGGAGTGCCGCGCACGGCTACTTGCCACATAG
- a CDS encoding alkaline phosphatase PhoX: MSVTRRSLLAAGGIAFSGALGALFTSRAGAVRPTRGYGPLLPDPRGLLDLPAGFSYRVLSRAGGPLRSGEGPVPANCDGMAAFGAGGGRVRLVRNHENRATAALRVPPVAGLTYDPGALGGCTALELGPDGRVTGERVALAGTAVNCAGGRTPWNTWLSCEETEERAGTSGYARDHGYVFEVDPADPRRSGAVPLTALGRFAHEAVAVDPYLGVVYETEDAFDPPFGLFYRFLPARPLGGAGSLRAGGTLEAMRVPGLADLAVVDRPGAEFPVEWVRVPDPSAAGTAIRYQDFGRGGITHAQKLEGCYWGGAGVHFVSSYARRGEGAGADHHGQVWFYDPLRARLRLDVLFGPAADIRLPGDSPDNICLAPDGGLMVCEDGGGAQYVFGVTVGGEVYPVARNADDIGPPGAPEWGEFAGVTFSPDGRTMYVNAYAPGTTFAVTGPWQ, from the coding sequence ATGTCCGTCACCCGACGCAGTCTGCTCGCCGCCGGCGGGATCGCCTTCAGCGGGGCGCTCGGCGCCCTGTTCACCAGCCGGGCCGGCGCCGTCCGGCCGACGCGCGGGTACGGCCCGCTGCTGCCCGACCCGCGCGGGCTGCTCGATCTGCCCGCCGGGTTCTCCTACCGGGTCCTCTCACGCGCCGGCGGTCCGCTGCGCTCGGGCGAGGGCCCCGTCCCGGCCAACTGCGACGGCATGGCCGCCTTCGGCGCCGGCGGCGGGCGCGTGCGGCTGGTCCGAAACCACGAGAACCGCGCCACGGCCGCGCTGCGCGTGCCCCCCGTCGCCGGGCTGACGTACGACCCCGGGGCACTGGGCGGCTGCACGGCTTTGGAGCTCGGCCCGGACGGGCGGGTCACCGGCGAGCGGGTCGCCCTCGCCGGTACCGCCGTCAACTGCGCGGGCGGCCGGACCCCTTGGAACACCTGGCTGAGCTGCGAGGAGACCGAGGAGCGGGCGGGCACCTCCGGCTACGCCCGGGACCACGGCTACGTCTTCGAGGTGGACCCCGCGGACCCGCGCCGCTCGGGGGCCGTCCCGCTCACCGCGCTGGGCCGTTTCGCCCACGAGGCCGTCGCCGTGGACCCGTACCTCGGGGTCGTCTACGAGACCGAGGACGCCTTCGACCCGCCCTTCGGGCTGTTCTACCGCTTCCTGCCCGCGCGGCCGCTCGGCGGCGCCGGCTCGCTGCGGGCCGGCGGCACGCTGGAGGCGATGCGCGTGCCGGGGCTGGCGGACCTGGCCGTGGTGGACCGGCCCGGCGCGGAGTTCCCGGTGGAGTGGGTCCGCGTACCCGACCCGTCCGCCGCCGGGACCGCCATCCGGTACCAGGACTTCGGGCGCGGCGGGATCACCCACGCGCAGAAGCTGGAGGGCTGCTACTGGGGCGGCGCCGGCGTCCACTTCGTCTCCAGCTACGCCCGCCGCGGCGAGGGCGCCGGCGCCGACCACCACGGGCAGGTGTGGTTCTACGACCCGCTGCGCGCCCGGCTCCGGCTGGACGTGCTGTTCGGCCCGGCCGCCGACATCAGGCTTCCCGGGGACTCCCCCGACAACATCTGCCTGGCCCCGGACGGCGGGCTGATGGTGTGCGAGGACGGCGGCGGCGCCCAGTACGTGTTCGGCGTGACGGTCGGCGGCGAGGTGTACCCGGTGGCCCGCAACGCCGACGACATCGGCCCGCCGGGCGCGCCGGAGTGGGGGGAGTTCGCCGGGGTCACCTTCTCCCCCGACGGGCGGACCATGTACGTCAACGCCTACGCGCCGGGCACCACGTTCGCGGTGACGGGGCCGTGGCAGTGA